CCTGATTCTTCACGGAATGTGGCGATTGCTAAGTCGGGTCCTTCCCCCAAGGATCCACTTGGTCATTAATGAGTTATAAGCAGACCAAGAGCTGTATGAAAACACGCAGGCTATTTCGGGCACATGCCATACAACAAGATcctcttattcccccccccccccaccacacacacacaccaacatggCTGCAGGGCCTTGGTGGCATAAGGAGAATGCTGCAGTTCGGCCCTTAGGGATGAGGCTCTTGTGGATGCTACAGGTGGATTAAGAGTATTTTCACatcaaagaaaagggaaaaacctTTTCTTTGATGTGAAAATACTCTGTGTGTGGCTCCCTTCTTGGCAGGGTGGTCTGCAAAGGCGTTCCCTCAGGTAGTGGGGAGGCAACGTGCTGCAAAGTACCTTCCCCAGCAACTGCCCCTTTGCATTCCttagcatctggggggggggatgccaaccTATAAAATCCCCACTCTTTGCATTTGGGGGCTTCTGCTGTAAAGGAAGAGAACCTTGAATTCAGACAAAGCTCTATGAAGAGTGTTTTCTGCAGCGGCAGAGAGGGAGGCTGTGACTTGGGCTTTGGAAAATACAGTGCAGAGACAGCAGCCTAATCCTTGTTTGCACATGGCTTGAAGATGGGTGAAGTCAGTCAAACACAGTTCTTGAACTAGAAGCTTTATCCAGTCTGATATCATGATGTTTACTGGGAGAGAGCTGTGTTCTGAATgtgtttggcaggcagaagaaaACTGCCTGAGATAAGGGCAGGATGGCTGGGTGGCAGAAAGGAATGAggtcctgtcttccttctttttctaacAGCCAATAGCTGGAGTACATGGAATGTAGCAAGTAAACACCAGATGAATATGTGCAATCTCAATGAACCATTTAATGAGGGAACCTCCTAACAGGAATGTGCCTATTTCCAGCAGAATAACAAACAAGTTCTGGTGAATCACCCTTTTTCAGTAAACTTCATCAGTGTAGAATGTAACCATCGGTGGGTGAAATGAGATATAATGGCAAATGTTCTGTGTTCTTGCCGTCTTCAGGAACATGTAGTGGCAATTATACTCTGAAACAAGGGTAATTCCCTAGGACTTGTTTGTTAATATGTTGGAAATTGGCACATTCCTGTTAGGAGTTTCCCTCATTAAACTGTTGACTGAGCCTGCAGGATTCGTTTGatgttttcttccttcttttccttgccACTCGGATCAAGTAGATCCTGGCCCAAGAAGCCCCATGCTCTTGCTGGTAACAGAATTTTGGGGAGGTTACAAAAGTGTAAGACAATCGCCTGTGTTTGGGGTAGTCCTTGGGGAAGAAGTCTAGCCCGGAATGCTTCCTGAAGCCCCCTCCTGAAAGCCATAGCATCTAAACGGGCTTCTCTCCCTTTTGTGGAAGGTGGGCTCGGTGCTCTGACGGGTCCTGGCCTGGCTAGTCTGCTGGGGAGCGGAGGCCCTCCAACGAGCAGCTCTTCCTCAAGGTAAGAGATACCTTCACAAAGACGGGAGTCCACTGCTGACACATGGGATTCCTCTCAGCAGCATGTTAGTTCCTGGGAAGCAGTTGGGTTCTCTCCTCCCCTTGTCCATCTGTCATCAGTGTTGGCATCATTAAGAGGCCACAGCCGtgtcacttcaaggaggacgtagataaaactgaaagggtacagaggagagcgacggggatgatctggggccaagggaccaagccctatgaagataggttgagggacttgggaatgttcagcctggagaaaaggagatggagaggggacatgatagccctctttaagtatttgaaaggttgtcacttggaggagggcaggatgctgtttccgttggctgcagaggagaggacacgcagtaatgggttaaactacaagtacaacgatataggctagatatcaggaaaaaatttttcacagagtagttcagcagtggaataggctgcctaaggaggtggtgagctccccctcacaggcagtcttcaagcaaaggttggaagcacacttttcttggatgcttagggctgatcctgcgttgagcagggggttagactagatggcctgtgtggccccttccaactctgtgattgtgTGATTCTGTCCAGTTGTGAACTCCATTGAGGCCTGTGTGGTTGTGGGTCATGTGCAACTTCCTTGTGCTGAATCAGAACTCTGGTCCATCCCTTCCAGCTCTCGCAGCCAATCGACCGCTGTGACGCCCTCTTCCAGTACTTCGTCCACACGGGTAACGCCGGCTCCCTCCGCTCCTGCAGCTGCCTCCGCTACCAGCCCCAGTCCTGCCCCGAGCTCAGGAAACGGAACCAGCACAGCGACCAGCCCAACCCAGCCCATCCAACTGAGTGACCTCCAGAACATCTTAGCAACTATGAATGTACCAGCTGGAGCTGGAGGTCAGCAAGATCACGGGGAAGTGGGAGtgagggggctgggagggggtctGGTTGGATGGGGGCAGGACTCTGGGAAGAAGAGTCTGAGTGAGCAGGCCCTTATGCTCTCATCTGGCTGCTGTGATTAAATATTTGATGCCTCTAACACCCCAGCTTCTCGCATGGGGACAGCACTAACATTGTGCCCACTGCCCTGGGGAGAACGTTCGGTTCTTTGAGCATGGGAGTGAAGCTGTTTCTGAAGCCAGTGGCAGTTTTATTTGCAGCTCCGTGTGTGTGTCACAGTCTCTGAcatcttggtgtagcggttaggagtgcggacttctaatctggcatgctgggtttgaatctgcgctcccccacatgcagccagctgggtgtccttgggctcatcacggcactgataaaactgttcggaccgggcagtgatatcagggctctctcagcctcccctgcctcacagggtgtctgttgtggggagaggaatgggaaggcgactgtaaccgctttgagactctttcaggtagagtaaagcggcatataagaaccaactcttcttcttctttagtaatatcagggctctctcagcctcccctgcctcacagggtgtctgttgtggggataggaagggaaggccactttaaccgcttttagactccttcgggtagagaaaagcaacatttaagaaccaactcttcttcttcagtaatctcagggctctctcagcttcacccacctcacagggtgtctgttgtgggaagaggaaagggaaggcgtttgtaagccgctttgagactccttcgggtagagaaaagcagcatataagaaccaactcttcttcgtctactACTTAAAATATTTTAGCTTCAGAACTGCGTATTGTACTAGTCAGGAGTTTCCTTCTGCCCGAACAACTAGAATTGTGGTCGTTTGAGACATCTTGACGCTTGCCAGAATTGCACCAGAAACCGGCAAAGCTTTGCCCGTTTGGCATCTCTGCTGGTCCTTACCTAAACGAGCGTCTTGTtgccttcccctccagtggaccTGTCGAGTGTGCTGACCCCTGAGATCATGGCGCCGATTCTGGCAAACACTGAAGTCCAGGAACGCCTGCTGCCTTACCTTCCCTCCGGAGAATCTCTGCCACAGACGGCCGAGGAGATCCAGAACACGCTGACCTCTCCACAGTTTCAGCAGGTGACGCTTCTGATGCTACGGGGCAAATGAAACGGGATGGCAGCCATCTGCTTGGCTCTGAATGGCGGGGGCTCAGATGTGGAGCAGAGTGCTTGGGGCAGAGCAGCCTCTTAATTTATGACAGCGCTCTCCcttgcctctctccctcccaatcTGCCAAAGTGCCTGAAAGCAAGTGAACCAGAAGGTCAGGATGGATGGCCACGTTAGTCcggagcagcagaaaaagagtagggcagagtctgcactttctttattccattgtcaatcctgttgaattcagatcgctttgaactcgggtcttcctctccccccccccccccattgaaacaggaaagtctgcacgtggttagggaggctcagaaggtgggggggagccaagcctctttcttttcttgaagggaaggggggaggagccaggcagggagctgctttcttttcttggaggggagggggagaggatcaaaaaaggcagaggagggaggaaaaatccaggaccgacagaagttgagagaaattaggggcttctcctttaaggcaagtgtgtcacatgaccaggtgtagcctatcagaggttctctaccacggagctttcttttccaatctggatattgagcattaaaagcactccaagatatcgcacaataaaggtagggtcactccgaatcaatccttcttgctgcagaaagaaaatttaaatcgccccaaatccaaacggaaatcgcattctgtgtagagggcagggactgaatcgacctggggttggaataaaaactcagtgcagtttacacctaggagtccagtagctcctgaaagactaaccaaattttgTGAGTCTCTGCTGACTTCGTAGATTCCACTGACGTTTCGAACTTGTATTTGGGTTTTTGAGAAAGGGGGCTGAGTGCCATCCCAGACATGGCTTCCAGAGAGACAGAGCCCAGCTCCACATGGCCTGAACGAGAGGCAGAGCAAAAGGGAATATTCCCTTGTCATGTCTTTTGAGAAGGAAGGCCCGCAGGGCGGAGGGGAGAGGAGTCACCAATGACTAAGGAAAGCCCAAGTACGCTCTGAGCTGTGATCCTCCAGTGCTGAACCCTTTCATTTtaacaagccctgccttacaaTAGTCCTGGGTCCCCATAGGCACCATGCTGAAGGACTGTGGCCAAGTGAATGGATTCCAGGAGGACCAGCAGCTCCCATTTCTGTAGTTAGCCCAGGTGTGCCCCAGATGTTTGCATCCTCAGAGCTAACTAGCTTGCCCACCCGCATCGGTCCCCTGGATTTCCTGATCACTTTAGGCTGCCGCTGTTCTGTGAAACCGCCTATCTTAGAGAGGTTTGTTCCCCGGATACAAATACTGCTATAACCCAGGGGTCCCGCACCTTTTTCAGCCAGTGTGCAcctgtggaattctgacacagtgtgggtGCAGCCAGAAAATGGCTCCTCCAGGAGGCGGAGCTGGCCCCAAATTGCCTGCCACCacttcccttcagtcacacagggAAACACCACTGTGCTGGGTTCAAAACATGTTCAAGAATCTGCAGACCCAATCAAAACTCCAGTACTCAGTCATCAGCCCCACTGGACAAAATCCCCACCTGGTCCCACACCAGGACACCAGAAAAAGTGTCAGTGAATGCCACGGGTCACTATGTGGGGCGTCCCCTGCTTTTGAGTGGGGCAGgcctcatctgggcatggaatcggggtcactgtgatgggcagggagttgtgagtttcctgcattctgcagggggttggactagatgaccctggaggtcccttgcaactctaggattctctgagtggTAATTTCCACCCAAGCCTTTTTGGGGCATGGCCAGCAGTGCACAGCTGGGTCCACGAGGAAGTGGGAGCAGCAAGCTCCTCAAGGGCAGATGTCCAGATCCAGCTGGCAGGGAGCTCGCTTTGAATTTGGCACACAGAAGGGGGAAAGCGGCTCTGTCAGAATGCCACTCGTTTGCTTGAACCAGCTGAGATTTTGCCTCTTCGGACAAGCTGTCCAGACAGGTGTTTGGatgggcggagggaggggggcagagtggCATTTCTCTTGCAAGGAGAGCCAGACCCTGACCCGACTTGTCTTTCCACAGGCGTTGAGCATGTTCAGCGCTGCCTTGGCCTCCGGGCAGCTGGGACCCCTCATGAGTCAGTTCGGCTTGCCAGCAGAGGCCGTGGATGCCGCAAACAAAGGCGGTAAGTTTTTGGAGCCCCTCTGAGGATGCCTTGGGGAAACAGTGGAGCTTGCTTGCCAGTACATTGGTGTGATTTCAAGAGGCGCCAAAATGGGAGGAATAGAAATAAAAGCCAGGTGCCTCATTCCTCCTagttagggcagggggacatctGAATTCCTGGCATTTGAGCATACTGAATAATGTGTCATTCTGTAGAAATGAGGGTAAGTGACAATGCTCTTGAatgttttaaatcaggggtagtcaaactgcggccctccagatgtccatgaactacaattcccagaagcccctgccagcaaatgctggcaggggcttctgggaattgtagttcatggacatctggaaggccgcagtttgactacccattttAAATCTTGTCCTCCTTGTCCTGGTTACAGCTGcatgaggctggggggggggtgagggttggCTCATGGTTGCCCCACAAGCTTCCtcgcagagtggagatttgggcCTGGCTTTTGGTCTGGTCTGACCCGctagtggccaaactatggctctccagaggtctgtggactacGATTTCCATggcgcaggcaggggctcatggtgattgtagccCCACAGACTTCTGCAGAGCCAcatcttggccacccctgctcaccGCCTGCTGGCTCTCCTTCATCAGCTCCCCTTGTTCAGGACCGAGCTACGATTGGCCTTTACAGCAGCCCCCCGAGACTGAAGAACCCCCATCCCAAAAATATGGGAGAATGTGGTAATTCTGAGCAGAGGAAGTCATTTGTCTCTGGGGCATCTGCTCCAGGGTGGGGAAGTGTTTTGCAAACTGGACGTATAAAGTATCTTGCTGCTGCCGTGTGTATGTGTGAACCCCGTAGCAGTCATTgtgttcagagagccagcttggtgtagtggttaggagtgcggacttctaacctggcatgccgggttcgattctgcgatcccctacatgcaaccagctgggtgaccttgggctcaccgtggcactgaccgagcaggaatatcagggctctctcagcctcacctccctcacagggggtctgttgtggggagaggaaagggaaggcaattgtaagccgctttgagactccctcgggtagagaaaagtggcatataagaaccaaccttcttcttcagtaatctcagggctctctcagcctcccctccctcacagggtgtctgttgtagggagaggaaagggaaggcgactgtaagccgctttgagcctccttcgggtagggaaaagcggcatataagaaccgactcttcttcttcttcttcatgcagatTACATAGAAACAAATCCTAGCTAGCCTTTCACTTCCCCTTAAATTCCACCTTGGATCAGGTTCCAACTGCACACCACCTGCCTTGgtatccctccctctttcccggTTCTGTTTTTTTTGTTGCTATAACCGCTGCATGCTTGGTTGGCTgggttgtttaaaaaaacagcacgCAGAAAGCTGCTCCTGGCTGTCCCCTGTGGCTTTGACGTAGCATTTTGTTTTCGTTCCCTTTTCAGATGTGGAGGCCTTTGCCAAAGCAATGCAGAACAATGTCGCGTCTGACCAAACCGAAGGAGAATCAAAGGacaagaaggatgaagaggaagaCATGAGTTTAGATTAGGTTTCTTACTGTCGGTGGCTCAGGGGTACTCCTGGGTATTAACTTAAAGTGCAGTAAGTAGGATCGGTAGCTGACCTGATGTATTCACTCTACTAGTAAAGGATCTCCCTGCCAAATGTCTGTTTTCCTTTTGGTTTTCCCCCTCCGGATGGGTATTTTGTAGCCCTAAAAGAAGCCTCTAGGCAGGGGTGGCTGTCCAcccaacaggggctcatgggaattgtagtccagacaTCTGGAGCCACAGTTTGAGCAACCCTGCTCTAGACTTTCCTGTGAAGTCTTTTCTAAAGTCTGAATTTTCAGTAAGTGAAATGCTTCAAACCTTATCTCTAGTTTAATTAgatttttgccttttgaacctgtccattgggttttcatggcaaagatactggagtggtttgccatttccttctccagtggatcaccttttgtcagagctctcagctatgacctgcccgtcttgggtggccctgcacggcatagctcctagcttcactgagctacgcaagcccccttgctaCGGCAAGGcggtgatccttgaaggggatactttggccacctcctgagaaggaaggactccctggagaagagcctaattctgggagcgattgagggcaaagaagaagggcacgacagagaatgaggtggctggatggagtccctgaagcagcaggtgcaaacttaaatggactccggggaatggtagaggacaggaaggcctggaggatcattgtccagggggccgcgatgggtcggacacaacttcgcacctaacaacaacaacaacatagattTTTGCAGCCTTGAAGCTGTATTTCAGGGTCCCTCGTTCCTCTTGTACCCTGCACCAAATAACCTCACACTTCCGCCCGTTTGTACAAAGTATAGACCATAAAATTTTTATTTGAATCAAAAGTATGTACCAGTGATTTACAGATTACATCCCTTAATTcagtttaaaaacacaataattaCATGGCTGAAGGAAAACCAGACTTGGTAAATGCCCATTTTACAATATTTACCCCAgaattatcttaaaaaaaaaaaaacccagtatatTGATAAGTTATACAGTTCAATTCAGAACCAATATCTTGTCCCATGTGAGGAGAgagatatatacacacacacaaatatagttAAGGACATGTCTAAGTGCACGAGTGAACCATATACGTTGAGAGGGCTGTGTAAGTTAGTGAGTGGATTTGGGGGTGTTGAACCAGAGCCGGATATTAAATGGGACAAAAAGCCGAAGCCGGTGAGCCTTCTTCCTTGCCTGGAGAAGGAGACCTTTGTGATTTCTGTCCTTCAGAACAGACTGGGAGTTTTTCTAAGGAATGTATAAAGCTTTCCAAGCTCACTGCAATGAGTTTGGGGGAATATTCCTCTACTTTGCCATCTCCCCCCTACGTGCCTGGTTATTTTTAATGGGCAGCAAACTGCCACGTCACCCAATGCAACTTTTGCCCAGTGCACTGTTTTTAACGGTCCATTGAACGACCTGAACGTCATTCTCCTTGACCTGTTAGGCTTCTGGCAGCTGTTACCAGCAACAATGCACTCCGGGGTGGGTAGGGAGAAGCCAAGAGGCGCAAAGAGGCCAGGCGGCTACTGACAGAAGATTTCACAGCTGAGCCCTTCTTGTTTCAGCAACACAAGCCCCTGCGCTCCTCAGAATATCTTCCTGCTGGCACGTAGGGAAAATGCGTCTGAAAACCAGGAAACTTCCCGTCTCTTCAGGACTGCGACGGGCCCACTTGTGTGCACAGCAGAGACGGCAAAGGAAATCCAGGGGCCTCCTGGAGAACGGTGCAGAGTTTTTTTCATTCTGCCGGTGCTGGTGTGCAGGGATTGGTTTTTACATCACCGGGCAACCTCTCAGCCCTACCGAGCCCCTGGTGGTGCCAGTCTGAGGCAGGTTGACGGGGTTCTGGTTTATCACCAGGTTCTTCATGCAGCCGATGTAAGAAGGCACAGGCAAAGCAGGACCGCCCCTGGTGGCTGCTTCTGGataagggagaaaggaggatggggataagagttggtttttatatgttgctttcctctacccgaaggagtctcaaagtggcttccattcgccttcccttccctctccccacaacagacaccctgtgagggaagtggggctgggaaCGGTTCCGGGAGAAGgacaccatcaggactgtgatgggccccctggtctcccagctgggtgcgagtggaggagcggggaatcaaacctggctcggcaGGAGCTCTCTTTGCCATTACACCGCGCTGGATAAAATTAATGCAACAGATTTGTATATGtcccctactgcaggggtagtcaacctgtggtcctccagatgttcatggactacaattcccatgagctggcaggggctcatgggaattgaagtccatgaacatctggaggaccacaggttgactacccctgccctactggaTTAGGGGGTGGGAATGGCCACAGCTCTTAAAAAGCCCTATTCCTAAAACAACTGGACTCCCAGGCCAGGGAAGGAGATCGAGACAAGCAGCTGTGAAGTGCGACCAATTCTGGATTGAAAACTCCAAAGTAAAGTTCTGCTAATTAAGAAGCCTTAGCCCAGTTTGGTACTGGAAGACAAGTccaccaccccaccctcccaagcttcCCGAAATTCCACAGCTTCTATCAAGCTGGAGCCCAGTCCCCTTGGGGGGGTCCTCCAACTCATTTGCTTCAACACCAAGCAAGCTGAGCTGCAAGGAGGCTGGGGTGGAGAGGATCCTAGGGTTTTGCCCTCCACACTTAAGCCTGTATTATTTACAACTTTCCTCCAGCTTTGCTGCAGCATGAATTATTTTCAAATGCAATGCCCCGGCGGGAGGGCTGAACAAGGAGGTACCTTCTGCTTTCCCTGCAGAGCCCGTTCCCTTCGCCTCTGCCTTCCCAGTGAATGCGAAAATTGAACAATGCTTATCAAGCCTTTTTAAATTTTCGCTTCTTGGACTCGACTGGATCTCTTCTTTGGAACTTCTCCCAGTGAACGCAGCTTGCTGGGAATGCCGCTAGGGAGACGGCTATTCCGTAAGGATGCTGGAAGTGGTTACAGTCACTCCTGCTACCCCTGCTCACCTGGCATTCCACCGAGGTAGAGATTCTCTTTGACGGCCGTAGGGAGAACCTGGTTGGCGCCCACCGTGTAATTTCCCTCTGTATCCACATCGACCTGGATCACGCTGTTGCTCTTGATAACTGGGAAAGGAAGCACAGGGGGTGCTTGAGGAGCCGCGTCTCTCTCCCGTGGCCAAATCTGGTTCTTTCTAGAGCTTTCAAAAGGCTTCATCCCGAGGCCTTCCAAGGTCACTGGCTGGGATTCACCGTAATCAGGGCCGggaacctgggtcttcccaaGCCTGACTCTGAACACTAACCACATCCTCTCTCTTTCACAAATTCACCTTTCTCCCAAGCAGAGCTCCTACAGAGCTGCTCTGGAATGCTGGATAAACAgataaaagaaatgtgaaaattgTGGCTGAAGGAACCCTTCCCGACAATGATCCTTGATCATAAGGAGGTGCTGGGCAGACTGCAGTTCTGCAACGCAGGGAGTAGGTCTTGCTCCCCTGCAGCAGGCTAGTGTATGAGTCCGTCTCTTGGCCAGGGCGACTTGGGAGTTCATAACACAGCCTGTAGCCATTTGTTGTTCTTCTGCCTTTTCTCTAAGGGTGCAGaacactccccctccctccaccccattcTGGTCTCAACTGTGGGACAAGGACAAGGCCAGCACCTGAGAGCTTCC
The nucleotide sequence above comes from Paroedura picta isolate Pp20150507F chromosome 4, Ppicta_v3.0, whole genome shotgun sequence. Encoded proteins:
- the ADRM1 gene encoding proteasomal ubiquitin receptor ADRM1, with the protein product MSSGALFPSLVPGSRGSSSKYLVEFRAGKMSLKGSTVTPDKRKGLVYIQQTDDSLIHFCWKDRTSGNVEDDLIIFPDDCEFKRVPQCTTGRVYVLKFKAGSKRLFFWMQEPKTEKDEEHCRKVNEYLNNPPMPGALGGSGSGGHELSALGGEGGLQSLLGNMSHNQLMQLIGPTGLGGLGGLGALTGPGLASLLGSGGPPTSSSSSSSRSQSTAVTPSSSTSSTRVTPAPSAPAAASATSPSPAPSSGNGTSTATSPTQPIQLSDLQNILATMNVPAGAGVDLSSVLTPEIMAPILANTEVQERLLPYLPSGESLPQTAEEIQNTLTSPQFQQALSMFSAALASGQLGPLMSQFGLPAEAVDAANKGDVEAFAKAMQNNVASDQTEGESKDKKDEEEDMSLD